The genomic region AAACCTCTTCACCTTCGATCCAAGTAATTAAATATTGCATGCCACCACCCCCCTGGTATCATGTATACAGTATAATCTTTTGTGATTATTTTAGCAAAATGTAAGGATGCTGACAATGCCTTACCTGAAGTTTTCTAATAACAATTTTAGCGAAATTTTATTTTAAATATCTTTTAACTATCACCTCTACGGCACTGTTTTCTAAATCATCATTAAGGGGCGTTAGCGTAATGTCCATACCTCTTCGCTGCAAGGCCAGACTGATTAATAAATCTGTTAATTTACTGTTTTTAGGTAACAGTGGTCCATGTAAATAAGAACAAAATACGTTTTTATACCTGGCCCCTTCATAGCCGTCTTGACCGTTGTTGCCAAAGCCGGACAATACTTTACCCAGTGGCTCCAAATCTCCAATAAAGGTTTGCCCGGAATGGTTCTCAAAACCGGCCATTTTAACCGGTTGGCCGTTGATATTGGCCTCGATAATCACGTTACCGATTAATCTTTGCTGACCTGCCCGGGTATATAGATTCAATATGCCAAGACCCGGAATTTGCTTACCTTCGTGGGTCAAATAGTATTGGCCCAGCATTTGGTAACCGCCACAAATGGCCAGCACCACCAACCCTTCTTCAATGGCTTGCTGCAATGATGCTTTACGTTTTAACAAATCTGCCGCCATTAAATTTTGTTCCCTATCTGATCCACCACCTAAGAACAAGAAATCAACGTCAGCAAAATCCACCTGTTCACCTATATTTACTTCTAAAACTTCCACCGGAATACCACGCCAGCGACAGCGCTGCACAAAGGCAATGATATTACCCCGATCACCATATAAATTTAATAAATCAGGATACAGATGACAAACCTTGAGCATGGGGTACCTCCTTGTCCGCCAGTCCCAGCAAAATTTTTTGCGTCGCCCACAGGGCAGTGTAGGTAGAAAAGAGATAGGTAGTTTGGCCTGGCCCCTTCAGTGCCTCTTTAATGGCTTGTTCCATGTCCTTGATAACTGAGATTTTTTCCAGTGGTACCCCGGCATATTTTAACCGCAGGGCCATTTCTTCGCCCCTAAGACCGGAACAGACAAATCCTTCGATATTGTGGTGGTGTTCAGCCAGGTACTCAAAATCCACATCCCACAACCACGAGATGTCCCTGCCATCAGCATCGTTATCGTTCACCGCCATAAATACGTTCTTAGTCCCTTTAATATTTAACAGAGTAGCCAAGCCTTCATTATAGCCAGTGGGGTTTTTCACCAAATTAAGAATGGCGGGTTTATTTTTATAAATAAAAGTTTCCATACGACCAATGGCCGGCGTATAGTTAAGCAGTCCGACCAGGATGGTTTCAGTTGTTATTTCCAATAAGTGTCCTACGGTAAAAGCAGCTAAGGCATTATACAAATTATAAAAACCCTGGGTCTTAAGGGATAAAATTGCCGCACCTCCGGGATAACTTACCCGGCACCGGCTCATGGTACCCGCAGTTTCTACCTCATCCGCCGCAATATCCGGTTGAGGGCGGCGAAAGCCGCAGCCATTACATGAATAAGCACCCAATTGACTGTATTGGTAGTAATCGTAATGCAGTTCTTGTCCACAATGGGGACAAAAACGAGACTCCCGGGTTTGTTTAGTGCCGCCATCGTTTCTTTGATTGCTGGCCAAGCCAAAGTAGGTGGCCTGATGCCCGGTGGTTGATTGCATTTGAGCCACCAGGGGATCATCGGCATTGAGCACTAGATGTACATTAGGTGATGACTTTAAGGCGTCCCTAACCAACTGAACGGTTTTGTCCAATTCACCGTAGCGATCCAATTGATCTCGAAAAAAATTATTAACCACCACAATCCGTGGTTTAACCTCATTAACCACCTTGGGAAAGGAGGCCTCGTCCACCTCCAGCAGGGCGTAATCACAATTTATTCGTCCCAGCCAATTGGCATAGCGGACGAAGGCTGCTGTTACCCCGGTGATCAGGTTAGCCCCTTCCTGGTTAACCACTATCCGAAAGCCGCCTGCTTTAATCACATTAGCAATCATGTTATTAGTGGTGGTTTTACCATTGGTGCCAGTGACCATGATGACACCTTTACGGGCCTGGCTGGCTAAATCCCGTAGAGTACCTTGATAAAGCTTTCTGGCCACCACTCCCGGTAAAGAAGACCCTTTCCAACCAAACTTTTGACTAAGGAAAGCAGCCAATTTGGCTGCCCAAATAGCCATGATAAGTCTAATTCTCATAAATACCACCGTTTCTCTAAGTTCAGATTATCTTTCTTAAATCTGTTATACTCCGATTCTGTTCTACTTAGTTTTCCCTATTATATAGAAGCGACAAACTTTAACGTCTATTGCTTCCGGAATCATAATTTTGACCCTTCTTTCATTCCCCACCAAGGTTGATTTATTACATATATGTAATACCTACCTGCAGATTATATCTCTGTAATCATATCCCAGTCAATAAACATACTTTACATTAATGGGCTATCGTAACAAAGCTCGCCAATATGGTAAAATATTACTAAAAAGAAGGAGGAGTCTGATGTCTGTTCCTGGTATCATTATCGCCAGTATTCTTTTCGTTTTAGGGATGGCCGGTATAGTTTTTCCCATCTTGCCAGGTGCCCCTTTATTGCTGGCTGGGATGGTGATATATGGTTTCTTTGATCACTTTATCCATTTAACCTGGCCCTTTTACCTGGGTCAAACAATTTTAATGCTGTTCGTTTTTGGCGTTGACTATTTGGCCAATATTTGGGGTGTAAAGAAATACGGCGGATCTAAATATGCTGTGTGGGGCTCTGTGATTGGCAC from Desulfotomaculum nigrificans DSM 574 harbors:
- a CDS encoding type 1 glutamine amidotransferase, with product MLKVCHLYPDLLNLYGDRGNIIAFVQRCRWRGIPVEVLEVNIGEQVDFADVDFLFLGGGSDREQNLMAADLLKRKASLQQAIEEGLVVLAICGGYQMLGQYYLTHEGKQIPGLGILNLYTRAGQQRLIGNVIIEANINGQPVKMAGFENHSGQTFIGDLEPLGKVLSGFGNNGQDGYEGARYKNVFCSYLHGPLLPKNSKLTDLLISLALQRRGMDITLTPLNDDLENSAVEVIVKRYLK
- a CDS encoding Mur ligase family protein, which translates into the protein MRIRLIMAIWAAKLAAFLSQKFGWKGSSLPGVVARKLYQGTLRDLASQARKGVIMVTGTNGKTTTNNMIANVIKAGGFRIVVNQEGANLITGVTAAFVRYANWLGRINCDYALLEVDEASFPKVVNEVKPRIVVVNNFFRDQLDRYGELDKTVQLVRDALKSSPNVHLVLNADDPLVAQMQSTTGHQATYFGLASNQRNDGGTKQTRESRFCPHCGQELHYDYYQYSQLGAYSCNGCGFRRPQPDIAADEVETAGTMSRCRVSYPGGAAILSLKTQGFYNLYNALAAFTVGHLLEITTETILVGLLNYTPAIGRMETFIYKNKPAILNLVKNPTGYNEGLATLLNIKGTKNVFMAVNDNDADGRDISWLWDVDFEYLAEHHHNIEGFVCSGLRGEEMALRLKYAGVPLEKISVIKDMEQAIKEALKGPGQTTYLFSTYTALWATQKILLGLADKEVPHAQGLSSVS
- a CDS encoding DUF456 domain-containing protein, producing MSVPGIIIASILFVLGMAGIVFPILPGAPLLLAGMVIYGFFDHFIHLTWPFYLGQTILMLFVFGVDYLANIWGVKKYGGSKYAVWGSVIGTLLGIFALGPLGIIVGPFLGAVGGELIATQKVNQAVRAGVGTLVGFLGGALIKIALQTLMIVWFFAVIL